One window of Papaver somniferum cultivar HN1 chromosome 9, ASM357369v1, whole genome shotgun sequence genomic DNA carries:
- the LOC113309694 gene encoding wall-associated receptor kinase 2-like isoform X1, with product MLSSGSLLILYNLQLLLFPVMIILFLSLSAAAGASPASTSISKAGCQEKCGNISIPYPFGIRSPNCYYDKAFEITCTNYLAGPTPFLQLNIELPSQVLELTPDYIRFTGWSLQNCYNKTSGKGEWPIKPTPYLAEDSPFFFSSTHSKLTGVGCDIFAYIPLENSKNYVSGCASFCAKSNVGKLKSCSGGNGCCQTDIPKGLKSFLIQVQSINTNNRSWINNPCSQAVVIDKTYSGNYLDGSIKSISNVTSVPMVLDWAIGTISCNEAKRNASSYACGDNSECFESDNGPGYRCNCSIGYKGNPYLGCQDIDECQENANKSILCQKGTTCKNTAGSYSCECPRGYHGDGRTVLGAVSCTRDSKTIPVVMVASLGVGIDIFRIILIGLGFWLYYRLEKRKQNILKQRHFKRNGGLLLQQKISSHDGTIENETKVFFTEELERATDNFNQNRIIGKGGFGTVYKGMLPNGRIVTIKKSKLVDENQVDQFINEVVILSQINHRHIVKLLGCCLETEVPLLVHEYVTNGALSYHLHGEDGHDSSISWKDRLRIASEIARALAYLHSEASIPIFRRDIKPENILLDENYKAKVSYFGLARSIPIDKTHVKTMVRGTLGYLDPEYYYSGQFTEKSDVYSFGVLLVELLTGQKVILATRTEQNLAFHFLISMKQNQLFDILEASVVNEGDKDEILVIAKLVKKCLKTNVRKRPTMKEVATSLDRFPKFQEPSTGDDHQEKSLAVRDCQNPISLTSGAFESQDTETDSYVLCGDSIEFESANSVGFGCRPTKLRLGLATWPLGSE from the exons ATGCTTTCTTCAGGATCTCTTCTTATTCTTTATAATCTTCAACTTCTTCTATTTCCAGTGATGATCATATTGTTCTTATCCTTGTCAGCTGCAGCAGGAGCATCTCCGGCGAGTACTAGTATTTCAAAGGCGGGTTGCCAAGAAAAATGTGGGAATATAAGTATTCCATACCCTTTTGGAATCAGAAGTCCAAATTGTTACTACGACAAAGCATTCGAGATTACTTGTACAAACTATTTAGCAGGTCCAACTCCTTTCTTACAACTAAATATTGAGTTGCCATCTCAAGTTTTAGAACTCACACCGGACTACATTCGATTCACGGGATGGTCTCTCCAAAATTGTTACAATAAAACAAGCGGAAAAGGTGAATGGCCCATTAAACCCACGCCATACTTAGCTGAAGATTCACCCTTCTTCTTCTCAAGTACTCATAGTAAGTTAACAGGTGTCGGTTGTGATATTTTTGCTTACATTCCTTTGGAAAACAGTAAAAATTATGTAAGTGGTTGTGCATCATTTTGTGCTAAATCAAATGTTGGTAAGTTGAAGTCTTGTTCAGGTGGTAATGGCTGTTGCCAAACGGATATACCTAAAGGACTCAAATCTTTTCTCATCCAGGTTCAGAGTATAAATACAAACAACAGGTCTTGGATCAACAATCCCTGCAGCCAGGCTGTTGTAATTGATAAGACATATTCAGGGAATTATCTTGATGGTTCGATTAAATCCATCTCGAATGTGACGTCTGTGCCTATGGTTTTGGATTGGGCGATCGGGACTATATCATGCAATGAAGCAAAAAGAAACGCTTCCTCTTATGCATGTGGCGATAATAGTGAATGTTTTGAGTCTGATAATGGCCCTGGTTATAGATGCAACTGCTCAATTGGTTATAAAGGAAATCCTTATCTTGGATGTCAAG ATATCGATGAATGCCAGGAAAATGCAAATAAAAGTATTTTATGCCAAAAAGGAACAACTTGCAAGAATACCGCAGGAAGTTACTCTTGCGAATGTCCGCGTGGTTACCATGGTGATGGTAGAACGGTACTGGGAGCAGTCAGTTGCACACGTGACAGTAAAACAATACCTGTGGTCATGGTGGCATCATTAG GTGTTGGAATTGATATCTTTAGAATAATTTTGATTGGATTAGGATTTTGGTTGTACTATCGACTCGAGAAAAGAAAGCAAAATATACTGAAACAAAGACATTTTAAGAGAAATGGTGGATTACTATTACAACAAAAGATTTCCTCACATGATGGCACAATTGAAAATGAAACTAAAGTCTTTTTCACAGAAGAATTAGAAAGGGCTACTGATAATTTCAACCAAAATCGTATTATTGGTAAGGGAGGCTTCGGAACTGTTTATAAGGGCATGTTACCAAATGGTAGAATAGTAACTATTAAGAAATCTAAACTCGTAGATGAAAACCAAGTTGATCAGTTCATCAATGAAGTTGTTATTCTTTCACAGATAAATCATAGGCATATAGTAAAACTATTAGGTTGTTGTTTAGAAACTGAAGTTCCATTACTGGTTCATGAATATGTCACCAACGGGGCTCTCTCGTACCATCTTCACGGTGAAGATGGTCATGATTCTTCAATTTCATGGAAAGACCGGTTAAGAATTGCGTCGGAGATTGCAAGAGCACTAGCGTATTTACACTCTGAAGCATCTATACCGATCTTTCGTAGAGACATTAAACCTGAAAACATACTCCTAGATGAGAATTACAAAGCTAAAGTTTCTTATTTTGGACTAGCAAGATCAATTCCTATAGACAAAACACACGTAAAAACAATGGTGCGAGGAACCTTGGGTTATTTAGATCCAGAATACTATTATTCTGGTCAATTTACAGAAAAGAGTGATGTTTATAGTTTTGGAGTACTTCTTGTGGAGCTTCTAACTGGGCAAAAAGTTATTTTGGCAACCAGGACTGAACAAAATTTGGCATTTCATTTCTTAATATCTATGAAACAAAATCAATTATTTGATATTTTAGAAGCTAGTGTTGTTAATGAAGGAGATAAAGATGAGATCTTGGTTATTGCTAAGCTTGTAAAGAAATGCTTAAAAACGAATGTTAGAAAAAGGCCGACTATGAAAGAAGTAGCAACTAGTTTGGACAGGTTTCCAAAGTTTCAAGAACCATCAACGGGTGATGATCATCAGGAGAAGTCCTTAGCAGTGCGAGATTGTCAAAACCCGATATCTTTAACAAGTGGCGCATTCGAGTCGCAAGACACTGAAACTGATTCGTACGTTTTATGTGGAGACTCAATAGAGTTTGAGAGTGCAAATTCAGTG ggttttggatgtAGGCCTACGAAATTGCGGCTTGGTTTGGCGACTTGGCCGCTCGGTTCTGAATAA
- the LOC113309694 gene encoding wall-associated receptor kinase-like 17 isoform X2 gives MVLDWAIGTISCNEAKRNASSYACGDNSECFESDNGPGYRCNCSIGYKGNPYLGCQDIDECQENANKSILCQKGTTCKNTAGSYSCECPRGYHGDGRTVLGAVSCTRDSKTIPVVMVASLGVGIDIFRIILIGLGFWLYYRLEKRKQNILKQRHFKRNGGLLLQQKISSHDGTIENETKVFFTEELERATDNFNQNRIIGKGGFGTVYKGMLPNGRIVTIKKSKLVDENQVDQFINEVVILSQINHRHIVKLLGCCLETEVPLLVHEYVTNGALSYHLHGEDGHDSSISWKDRLRIASEIARALAYLHSEASIPIFRRDIKPENILLDENYKAKVSYFGLARSIPIDKTHVKTMVRGTLGYLDPEYYYSGQFTEKSDVYSFGVLLVELLTGQKVILATRTEQNLAFHFLISMKQNQLFDILEASVVNEGDKDEILVIAKLVKKCLKTNVRKRPTMKEVATSLDRFPKFQEPSTGDDHQEKSLAVRDCQNPISLTSGAFESQDTETDSYVLCGDSIEFESANSVGFGCRPTKLRLGLATWPLGSE, from the exons ATGGTTTTGGATTGGGCGATCGGGACTATATCATGCAATGAAGCAAAAAGAAACGCTTCCTCTTATGCATGTGGCGATAATAGTGAATGTTTTGAGTCTGATAATGGCCCTGGTTATAGATGCAACTGCTCAATTGGTTATAAAGGAAATCCTTATCTTGGATGTCAAG ATATCGATGAATGCCAGGAAAATGCAAATAAAAGTATTTTATGCCAAAAAGGAACAACTTGCAAGAATACCGCAGGAAGTTACTCTTGCGAATGTCCGCGTGGTTACCATGGTGATGGTAGAACGGTACTGGGAGCAGTCAGTTGCACACGTGACAGTAAAACAATACCTGTGGTCATGGTGGCATCATTAG GTGTTGGAATTGATATCTTTAGAATAATTTTGATTGGATTAGGATTTTGGTTGTACTATCGACTCGAGAAAAGAAAGCAAAATATACTGAAACAAAGACATTTTAAGAGAAATGGTGGATTACTATTACAACAAAAGATTTCCTCACATGATGGCACAATTGAAAATGAAACTAAAGTCTTTTTCACAGAAGAATTAGAAAGGGCTACTGATAATTTCAACCAAAATCGTATTATTGGTAAGGGAGGCTTCGGAACTGTTTATAAGGGCATGTTACCAAATGGTAGAATAGTAACTATTAAGAAATCTAAACTCGTAGATGAAAACCAAGTTGATCAGTTCATCAATGAAGTTGTTATTCTTTCACAGATAAATCATAGGCATATAGTAAAACTATTAGGTTGTTGTTTAGAAACTGAAGTTCCATTACTGGTTCATGAATATGTCACCAACGGGGCTCTCTCGTACCATCTTCACGGTGAAGATGGTCATGATTCTTCAATTTCATGGAAAGACCGGTTAAGAATTGCGTCGGAGATTGCAAGAGCACTAGCGTATTTACACTCTGAAGCATCTATACCGATCTTTCGTAGAGACATTAAACCTGAAAACATACTCCTAGATGAGAATTACAAAGCTAAAGTTTCTTATTTTGGACTAGCAAGATCAATTCCTATAGACAAAACACACGTAAAAACAATGGTGCGAGGAACCTTGGGTTATTTAGATCCAGAATACTATTATTCTGGTCAATTTACAGAAAAGAGTGATGTTTATAGTTTTGGAGTACTTCTTGTGGAGCTTCTAACTGGGCAAAAAGTTATTTTGGCAACCAGGACTGAACAAAATTTGGCATTTCATTTCTTAATATCTATGAAACAAAATCAATTATTTGATATTTTAGAAGCTAGTGTTGTTAATGAAGGAGATAAAGATGAGATCTTGGTTATTGCTAAGCTTGTAAAGAAATGCTTAAAAACGAATGTTAGAAAAAGGCCGACTATGAAAGAAGTAGCAACTAGTTTGGACAGGTTTCCAAAGTTTCAAGAACCATCAACGGGTGATGATCATCAGGAGAAGTCCTTAGCAGTGCGAGATTGTCAAAACCCGATATCTTTAACAAGTGGCGCATTCGAGTCGCAAGACACTGAAACTGATTCGTACGTTTTATGTGGAGACTCAATAGAGTTTGAGAGTGCAAATTCAGTG ggttttggatgtAGGCCTACGAAATTGCGGCTTGGTTTGGCGACTTGGCCGCTCGGTTCTGAATAA
- the LOC113309694 gene encoding wall-associated receptor kinase-like 18 isoform X3, which yields MKQKETLPLMHVAIIVNVLSLIMALVIDATAQLVIKEILILDVKENANKSILCQKGTTCKNTAGSYSCECPRGYHGDGRTVLGAVSCTRDSKTIPVVMVASLGVGIDIFRIILIGLGFWLYYRLEKRKQNILKQRHFKRNGGLLLQQKISSHDGTIENETKVFFTEELERATDNFNQNRIIGKGGFGTVYKGMLPNGRIVTIKKSKLVDENQVDQFINEVVILSQINHRHIVKLLGCCLETEVPLLVHEYVTNGALSYHLHGEDGHDSSISWKDRLRIASEIARALAYLHSEASIPIFRRDIKPENILLDENYKAKVSYFGLARSIPIDKTHVKTMVRGTLGYLDPEYYYSGQFTEKSDVYSFGVLLVELLTGQKVILATRTEQNLAFHFLISMKQNQLFDILEASVVNEGDKDEILVIAKLVKKCLKTNVRKRPTMKEVATSLDRFPKFQEPSTGDDHQEKSLAVRDCQNPISLTSGAFESQDTETDSYVLCGDSIEFESANSVGFGCRPTKLRLGLATWPLGSE from the exons ATGAAGCAAAAAGAAACGCTTCCTCTTATGCATGTGGCGATAATAGTGAATGTTTTGAGTCTGATAATGGCCCTGGTTATAGATGCAACTGCTCAATTGGTTATAAAGGAAATCCTTATCTTGGATGTCAAG GAAAATGCAAATAAAAGTATTTTATGCCAAAAAGGAACAACTTGCAAGAATACCGCAGGAAGTTACTCTTGCGAATGTCCGCGTGGTTACCATGGTGATGGTAGAACGGTACTGGGAGCAGTCAGTTGCACACGTGACAGTAAAACAATACCTGTGGTCATGGTGGCATCATTAG GTGTTGGAATTGATATCTTTAGAATAATTTTGATTGGATTAGGATTTTGGTTGTACTATCGACTCGAGAAAAGAAAGCAAAATATACTGAAACAAAGACATTTTAAGAGAAATGGTGGATTACTATTACAACAAAAGATTTCCTCACATGATGGCACAATTGAAAATGAAACTAAAGTCTTTTTCACAGAAGAATTAGAAAGGGCTACTGATAATTTCAACCAAAATCGTATTATTGGTAAGGGAGGCTTCGGAACTGTTTATAAGGGCATGTTACCAAATGGTAGAATAGTAACTATTAAGAAATCTAAACTCGTAGATGAAAACCAAGTTGATCAGTTCATCAATGAAGTTGTTATTCTTTCACAGATAAATCATAGGCATATAGTAAAACTATTAGGTTGTTGTTTAGAAACTGAAGTTCCATTACTGGTTCATGAATATGTCACCAACGGGGCTCTCTCGTACCATCTTCACGGTGAAGATGGTCATGATTCTTCAATTTCATGGAAAGACCGGTTAAGAATTGCGTCGGAGATTGCAAGAGCACTAGCGTATTTACACTCTGAAGCATCTATACCGATCTTTCGTAGAGACATTAAACCTGAAAACATACTCCTAGATGAGAATTACAAAGCTAAAGTTTCTTATTTTGGACTAGCAAGATCAATTCCTATAGACAAAACACACGTAAAAACAATGGTGCGAGGAACCTTGGGTTATTTAGATCCAGAATACTATTATTCTGGTCAATTTACAGAAAAGAGTGATGTTTATAGTTTTGGAGTACTTCTTGTGGAGCTTCTAACTGGGCAAAAAGTTATTTTGGCAACCAGGACTGAACAAAATTTGGCATTTCATTTCTTAATATCTATGAAACAAAATCAATTATTTGATATTTTAGAAGCTAGTGTTGTTAATGAAGGAGATAAAGATGAGATCTTGGTTATTGCTAAGCTTGTAAAGAAATGCTTAAAAACGAATGTTAGAAAAAGGCCGACTATGAAAGAAGTAGCAACTAGTTTGGACAGGTTTCCAAAGTTTCAAGAACCATCAACGGGTGATGATCATCAGGAGAAGTCCTTAGCAGTGCGAGATTGTCAAAACCCGATATCTTTAACAAGTGGCGCATTCGAGTCGCAAGACACTGAAACTGATTCGTACGTTTTATGTGGAGACTCAATAGAGTTTGAGAGTGCAAATTCAGTG ggttttggatgtAGGCCTACGAAATTGCGGCTTGGTTTGGCGACTTGGCCGCTCGGTTCTGAATAA